A single genomic interval of Dysidea avara chromosome 6, odDysAvar1.4, whole genome shotgun sequence harbors:
- the LOC136258179 gene encoding uncharacterized protein isoform X1 translates to MDMQNYVYMLKWIDAILESLKKGFAVFKDQDFDTTAKLYTEDCTFIPPGSVPLKGRAATKRAVEELSKTGVVEVKASKEELHPMGEYIFNTNESQSFDKDNKVVDTMNIAIIWRKDDDGEWRILFEMINSQTPPKPPSS, encoded by the exons ATGGATATGCAAAATTACGTGTACATG CTGAAATGGATCGATGCAATATTGGAATCACTAAAGAAAGGATTTGCTGTGTTTAAAGATCAGGACTTTGATACAACTGCCAAACTCTACACTGAGGATTGTACATTCATTCCTCCTGGGAGTGTACCATTAAAAGGACGAGCTG CTACGAAAAGAGCAGTTGAGGAACTTTCAAAAACTGGAGTTGTAGAAGTAAAGGCTTCTAAAGAAGAACTGCATCCGATGGGTGAATATATCTTTAACACAAATGAAAGTCAATCTTTTGACAAAGACAACAAAGTAGTGGATACGATGAA TATTGCCATTATTTGGCGTAAGGATGATGATGGAGAATGGCGCATCTTGTTTGAAATGATCAACAGTCAAACTCCTCCTAAACCTCCTAGCAGCTAG
- the LOC136258179 gene encoding uncharacterized protein isoform X2, translated as MTLKWIDAILESLKKGFAVFKDQDFDTTAKLYTEDCTFIPPGSVPLKGRAATKRAVEELSKTGVVEVKASKEELHPMGEYIFNTNESQSFDKDNKVVDTMNIAIIWRKDDDGEWRILFEMINSQTPPKPPSS; from the exons CTGAAATGGATCGATGCAATATTGGAATCACTAAAGAAAGGATTTGCTGTGTTTAAAGATCAGGACTTTGATACAACTGCCAAACTCTACACTGAGGATTGTACATTCATTCCTCCTGGGAGTGTACCATTAAAAGGACGAGCTG CTACGAAAAGAGCAGTTGAGGAACTTTCAAAAACTGGAGTTGTAGAAGTAAAGGCTTCTAAAGAAGAACTGCATCCGATGGGTGAATATATCTTTAACACAAATGAAAGTCAATCTTTTGACAAAGACAACAAAGTAGTGGATACGATGAA TATTGCCATTATTTGGCGTAAGGATGATGATGGAGAATGGCGCATCTTGTTTGAAATGATCAACAGTCAAACTCCTCCTAAACCTCCTAGCAGCTAG